From a single Kitasatospora sp. NBC_00458 genomic region:
- a CDS encoding transaldolase family protein gives MKKPPAAPPSRRDLRPLIAEGVSPWLDGIHRGLATSGLLGRLIDETGLRGATTNPALLAGRLRRDPVYAEQLARLAGHDVSPEGSVWAASVHDLRLVCDQFLDVFRTAHGHDGLVSADLDPRLAHDPAATTAEAVELARAVDRPNLLVKIPATPEGLGAIRDCVGLGLGVHATGLFSVHRYGQVVDAYFDGLEQALAAGRPLAAIASVASLPVGRVDQEIDRRLTALGTPDALALRGLTAQAAARLMYRAYEERLGDGRWRTLRASGARPQRLLWTDSALAGAAAAQARYVAGLVSWGTAHAMTRPVLDEAVRMLRLDGDTLMGRHEAAQAVLDRLGRLGIDYCAVVRRLEEDSVPRLIDHWLRLHASAATRLARPADLHGDSEPARLRGT, from the coding sequence GTGAAGAAACCGCCGGCCGCCCCACCCAGTCGACGAGACCTGCGGCCGCTGATCGCCGAAGGCGTCTCCCCCTGGCTGGACGGGATCCACCGCGGCCTGGCCACCTCGGGCCTGCTCGGCCGGCTGATCGACGAGACCGGCCTGCGCGGCGCCACCACCAACCCGGCGCTGCTGGCCGGCCGGCTGCGCCGGGACCCGGTCTACGCCGAGCAGCTCGCCCGGCTCGCCGGGCACGACGTCTCCCCCGAGGGCTCGGTGTGGGCCGCCTCGGTGCACGACCTGCGGCTGGTCTGCGACCAGTTCCTGGACGTCTTCCGCACCGCCCACGGCCACGACGGCCTGGTCTCGGCGGACCTCGACCCGCGGCTGGCCCACGATCCGGCGGCGACCACCGCCGAGGCCGTCGAACTGGCCCGCGCGGTGGACCGGCCCAATCTGCTGGTGAAGATCCCGGCCACCCCCGAGGGGCTGGGCGCGATCCGCGACTGCGTCGGCCTCGGCCTCGGGGTGCACGCGACCGGGCTGTTCTCGGTGCACCGCTACGGGCAGGTGGTGGACGCCTACTTCGACGGCCTGGAACAGGCGCTGGCGGCCGGCCGGCCGCTGGCGGCGATCGCCTCGGTGGCGTCGCTGCCGGTCGGCCGGGTCGACCAGGAGATCGACCGGCGGCTGACCGCCCTCGGCACCCCGGACGCCCTCGCGCTGCGCGGCCTGACCGCCCAGGCGGCGGCCCGGCTGATGTACCGGGCGTACGAGGAGCGGCTGGGCGACGGCCGCTGGCGCACCCTGCGCGCCTCCGGGGCCCGGCCGCAGCGGCTGCTGTGGACCGACTCCGCGCTGGCCGGCGCCGCCGCCGCGCAGGCCCGGTACGTGGCCGGCCTGGTCTCCTGGGGCACCGCGCACGCGATGACCCGGCCGGTGCTGGACGAGGCGGTCCGCATGCTCCGCCTCGACGGCGACACCCTGATGGGCCGGCACGAGGCGGCCCAGGCGGTGCTCGACCGGTTGGGCCGGCTCGGCATCGACTACTGCGCGGTGGTGCGGCGGCTGGAGGAGGACAGCGTGCCGCGGCTGATCGACCACTGGCTGCGGCTGCACGCCTCGGCCGCCACCCGGCTGGCCCGCCCGGCCGACCTGCACGGAGACAGCGAACCGGCCCGACTCCGGGGCACCTGA